TTGGCCGATCAGGAACATGGTTCGCGCTCTTCTCGTTCAATGGGCACGGCAGGGCCGATCAGTATCCGCGAGAGGAGCGCTGCGGCGCAAGGAAGATATTGAACATGGAGCATTGAGCCGGATGCAACGGCGCGCTCGACTGCGTCCCGTGCAGCTCACGCGCGGCGCGCTCAAAGACCGTCCCGGATCTCGCGCTTGATGGCGGCGATCGCGGTCTCGTCGCGCTTGTACATCGTCCACTGCTTGATCCGCTTGGCACGCACCAGCTTTGCCGCCGTCAGCACCCGCATGTGCTCGCTCAAGGTCGGCGCGCTGACGCCGAGCTTTTCGGCGATCAGCAATCCGCAGACGCCGTCCTCGACCAGGTCGCCATCGGCCTGCTCGCGGAAATGCTTTCGCGGATCCCGCAGCCAGTCCAGGATCTGCAGGCGGCGCTC
This is a stretch of genomic DNA from Bradyrhizobium sp. CB2312. It encodes these proteins:
- a CDS encoding winged helix-turn-helix domain-containing protein, producing the protein MKFAIALRALANERRLQILDWLRDPRKHFREQADGDLVEDGVCGLLIAEKLGVSAPTLSEHMRVLTAAKLVRAKRIKQWTMYKRDETAIAAIKREIRDGL